The Daucus carota subsp. sativus chromosome 2, DH1 v3.0, whole genome shotgun sequence genome includes a window with the following:
- the LOC108209506 gene encoding uncharacterized protein LOC108209506 isoform X4: MSLKMHNQSLVSSSSSNSWFSQKPTRPHFFNKRVADLDHQVSGHGYSRKRYHIKFSLFADDSLSLNSRLATFEIHSLKMCKPKRMRTLLPFASADDNVTFNGSSQPSTSSDVDNMTLQFNQTLQGEVYSTGLVQTLHDASRLFELAIKQKSSESKTSWFSTAWLGVDRNSWLKALSYQASVYSLLQAGCEISSRGDGRDRDINVFVQRSLLRQCAPLEIEIREKMLAKQPDAYDWFWSEQIPAVVTSFVNYFEKDQSFIAATTVWGKDISLDAGRAIDKSLLMLALSCIAAITKLGPTKVSCAQFFSIIPDVTGRLMDMLIEFIPIRKAYHSVKDIGLRREFLVHLGPRAAASRVKNDGRTEEVAFWVSLLQKQLLRAINRERVWSKLRTSETTEVLERDLAIFGFFIALGRSTQSFLYASGFEVVDEPMKGFIRHLIGGSLLYYPELSSISSYQLYVEVVCEELDWIPFYPVNKDASKGFHGDRSKREGPPNAEAIPLVLEVCSHWIQSFIKYSMWLENPSNVKAARFLSRGHKMLRGCMEELGIQKKQLTESTLKKSLMGTRSGRGLDSFDKVDDLYFQDTFSRGVAEPESDEIQRFELLRNELMELEKRVQDQSDNEEEANKMTTNSAGFAKDAIGTGLVKAQKENIIKKSLDKIKETSTNVLQGTRLLAIDVAAASGLLRRLLIGDELTEKEKQALRRTLTDVVSVVPIGFLMLLPVTAVGHAAMLAAIQRYVPALIPSTYGAERLDLLRQLEKVKEMETTEGKLVEDANE, translated from the exons ATGTCACTTAAAATGCATAATCAGAGCTTGGTATCTTCGAG CTCTTCCAACTCATGGTTTTCACAAAAACCAACCAGACCTCATTTTTTCAACAAAAGAGTAGCTGACTTAGATCACCAAGTATCTGGACATGGCTATTCAAGGAAGAGATACCATATAAAGTTTTCTTTGTTTGCGGATGATAGTCTGAGTCTTAACAGCAGACTGGCTACTTTTGAAATACACTCTTTAAAAATGTGTAAGCCGAAAAGGATGAGAACTTTGTTACCCTTTGCTTCAGCAGATGACAATGTGACTTTTAATGGGAGTTCCCAACCAAGCACTAGTAGTGATGTAGATAATATGACACTGCAATTTAATCAGACATTGCAAGGTGAAGTTTATAGTACTGGACTCGTCCAAACACTACATGATGCTTCAAGGCTATTTGAGTTGGCAATCAAACAAAAGAGCTCTGAGTCAAAAACTTCCTGGTTCTCAACTGCCTGGCTTGGTGTAGATAGAAATTCCTGGCTGAAGGCACTTTCTTATCAG GCTTCGGTGTATTCCTTACTGCAAGCAGGATGTGAGATTTCATCCCGTGGAGATGGAAGAGACAGAGACATTAATGTCTTTGTCCAGAGAAG TTTATTACGACAATGTGCGCCTTTAGAGATTGAAATTAGAGAGAAAATGCTAGCCAAACAACCTGATGCTTATGACTGGTTTTGGTCTGAACAAATTCCAGCAGTAGTGACCagttttgtaaattattttgagaaggaTCAAAGCTTCATTGCCGCTACTACAGT GTGGGGCAAAGATATTTCTCTGGATGCAGGGCGTGCAATTGACAAATCTTTGCTCATGCTTGCACTGAGCTGCATTGCGGCAATTACAAAACTTGGACCAACTAAAGTTTCTTGTGCACAGTTCTTCTCTATTATTCCTGATGTAACTGGTAGATTGATGGACATGCTCATTGAATTTATACCCATACGCAAAGCTTATCATTCTGTAAAAGATATCGGTTTACGGAGAGAATTTTTGGTCCATTTGGGTCCTCGGGCTGCTGCATCCAGAGTGAAAAATGATGGGAGAACTGAAGAGGTTGCATTCTGGGTGAGTCTCCTTCAGAAGCAGCTACTTCGAGCTATCAATAGGGAGAGAGTATGGTCGAAACTTAGAACATCTGAAACTACTGAG GTGTTAGAAAGGGATTTGGCTATATTTGGGTTCTTTATTGCTTTGGGAAGAAGTACACAGTCCTTCCTCTATGCCAGTGGCTTTGAGGTGGTAGATGAACCTATGAAAGGATTCATAAG gcACCTTATTGGTGGAAGTTTGTTATATTATCCAGAGCTCTCATCTATAAGTTCTTATCAGTTGTATGTGGAG GTTGTTTGTGAAGAGCTAGATTGGATTCCATTTTATCCTGTTAATAAAGATGCCTCTAAAGGCTTCCATGGCGACAGAAGTAAACGAGAAGGGCCTCCGAATGCTGAAGCTATTCCCCTGGTATTAGAAGTTTGTTCGCACTGGATACAGAGTTTTATTAAATACAGTATGTGGCTGGAGAACCCCTCTAATGTTAAAGCGGCAAGATTTCTTTCCAGAGG GCACAAAATGTTAAGGGGATGTATGGAAGAACTAGGGATACAAAA GAAACAATTGACGGAAAGCACTCTGAAGAAATCTCTTATGGGTACTAGATCTGGGAGAGGGCTAGATTCTTTTGATAAG GTGGATGATCTTTATTTCCAAGATACTTTCAGTAGGGGCGTTGCAGAGCCAGAGTCAGATGAGATACAACGTTTTGAGCTTCTGAGAAATGAGCTTATGGAACTTGAGAAAAGAGTTCAAGATCAATCTGACAATGAAGAG GAGGCAAACAAAATGACAACCAACTCTGCTGGTTTTGCTAAGGACGCTATAGGGACTGGATTGGTTAAGGCTCAAAAAGaaaacattattaaaaaatcgCTGGATAAGATAAAAGAAACAAGTACT AATGTATTGCAAGGGACTCGGCTTCTAGCTATTGATGTTGCTGCTGCATCAGGATTACTTAGAAGACTCCTTATAGGGGATGAATTGACAGAGAAAGAAAAGCAAGCACTACGAAGAACTTTGACTGACGTAGTGTCAGTAGTTCCAATAGGTTTTCTGATGCTGCTTCCT GTTACTGCAGTTGGGCATGCAGCAATGTTGGCTGCAATTCAAAGATATGTACCGGCACTG ATTCCGTCTACATATGGAGCAGAGAGGTTAGATCTCTTGAGGCAGCTTGAGAAGGTAAAGGAAATGGAAACCACTGAAGGAAAATTGGTTGAGGATGCAAATGAATAG
- the LOC108209506 gene encoding uncharacterized protein LOC108209506 isoform X1, producing the protein MSLKMHNQSLVSSSSSNSWFSQKPTRPHFFNKRVADLDHQVSGHGYSRKRYHIKFSLFADDSLSLNSRLATFEIHSLKMCKPKRMRTLLPFASADDNVTFNGSSQPSTSSDVDNMTLQFNQTLQGEVYSTGLVQTLHDASRLFELAIKQKSSESKTSWFSTAWLGVDRNSWLKALSYQASVYSLLQAGCEISSRGDGRDRDINVFVQRSLLRQCAPLEIEIREKMLAKQPDAYDWFWSEQIPAVVTSFVNYFEKDQSFIAATTVWGKDISLDAGRAIDKSLLMLALSCIAAITKLGPTKVSCAQFFSIIPDVTGRLMDMLIEFIPIRKAYHSVKDIGLRREFLVHLGPRAAASRVKNDGRTEEVAFWVSLLQKQLLRAINRERVWSKLRTSETTEVLERDLAIFGFFIALGRSTQSFLYASGFEVVDEPMKGFIRHLIGGSLLYYPELSSISSYQLYVEVVCEELDWIPFYPVNKDASKGFHGDRSKREGPPNAEAIPLVLEVCSHWIQSFIKYSMWLENPSNVKAARFLSRGHKMLRGCMEELGIQNRKQLTESTLKKSLMGTRSGRGLDSFDKALESVEDAMIRLEELLQELHVSSNSSRKEHLKAACSDLERMRKLKKEAEFLEASFRAKADSLQHVDDLYFQDTFSRGVAEPESDEIQRFELLRNELMELEKRVQDQSDNEEEANKMTTNSAGFAKDAIGTGLVKAQKENIIKKSLDKIKETSTNVLQGTRLLAIDVAAASGLLRRLLIGDELTEKEKQALRRTLTDVVSVVPIGFLMLLPVTAVGHAAMLAAIQRYVPALIPSTYGAERLDLLRQLEKVKEMETTEGKLVEDANE; encoded by the exons ATGTCACTTAAAATGCATAATCAGAGCTTGGTATCTTCGAG CTCTTCCAACTCATGGTTTTCACAAAAACCAACCAGACCTCATTTTTTCAACAAAAGAGTAGCTGACTTAGATCACCAAGTATCTGGACATGGCTATTCAAGGAAGAGATACCATATAAAGTTTTCTTTGTTTGCGGATGATAGTCTGAGTCTTAACAGCAGACTGGCTACTTTTGAAATACACTCTTTAAAAATGTGTAAGCCGAAAAGGATGAGAACTTTGTTACCCTTTGCTTCAGCAGATGACAATGTGACTTTTAATGGGAGTTCCCAACCAAGCACTAGTAGTGATGTAGATAATATGACACTGCAATTTAATCAGACATTGCAAGGTGAAGTTTATAGTACTGGACTCGTCCAAACACTACATGATGCTTCAAGGCTATTTGAGTTGGCAATCAAACAAAAGAGCTCTGAGTCAAAAACTTCCTGGTTCTCAACTGCCTGGCTTGGTGTAGATAGAAATTCCTGGCTGAAGGCACTTTCTTATCAG GCTTCGGTGTATTCCTTACTGCAAGCAGGATGTGAGATTTCATCCCGTGGAGATGGAAGAGACAGAGACATTAATGTCTTTGTCCAGAGAAG TTTATTACGACAATGTGCGCCTTTAGAGATTGAAATTAGAGAGAAAATGCTAGCCAAACAACCTGATGCTTATGACTGGTTTTGGTCTGAACAAATTCCAGCAGTAGTGACCagttttgtaaattattttgagaaggaTCAAAGCTTCATTGCCGCTACTACAGT GTGGGGCAAAGATATTTCTCTGGATGCAGGGCGTGCAATTGACAAATCTTTGCTCATGCTTGCACTGAGCTGCATTGCGGCAATTACAAAACTTGGACCAACTAAAGTTTCTTGTGCACAGTTCTTCTCTATTATTCCTGATGTAACTGGTAGATTGATGGACATGCTCATTGAATTTATACCCATACGCAAAGCTTATCATTCTGTAAAAGATATCGGTTTACGGAGAGAATTTTTGGTCCATTTGGGTCCTCGGGCTGCTGCATCCAGAGTGAAAAATGATGGGAGAACTGAAGAGGTTGCATTCTGGGTGAGTCTCCTTCAGAAGCAGCTACTTCGAGCTATCAATAGGGAGAGAGTATGGTCGAAACTTAGAACATCTGAAACTACTGAG GTGTTAGAAAGGGATTTGGCTATATTTGGGTTCTTTATTGCTTTGGGAAGAAGTACACAGTCCTTCCTCTATGCCAGTGGCTTTGAGGTGGTAGATGAACCTATGAAAGGATTCATAAG gcACCTTATTGGTGGAAGTTTGTTATATTATCCAGAGCTCTCATCTATAAGTTCTTATCAGTTGTATGTGGAG GTTGTTTGTGAAGAGCTAGATTGGATTCCATTTTATCCTGTTAATAAAGATGCCTCTAAAGGCTTCCATGGCGACAGAAGTAAACGAGAAGGGCCTCCGAATGCTGAAGCTATTCCCCTGGTATTAGAAGTTTGTTCGCACTGGATACAGAGTTTTATTAAATACAGTATGTGGCTGGAGAACCCCTCTAATGTTAAAGCGGCAAGATTTCTTTCCAGAGG GCACAAAATGTTAAGGGGATGTATGGAAGAACTAGGGATACAAAA CAGGAAACAATTGACGGAAAGCACTCTGAAGAAATCTCTTATGGGTACTAGATCTGGGAGAGGGCTAGATTCTTTTGATAAG GCATTAGAAAGTGTTGAAGATGCTATGATAAGGTTAGAAGAACTGCTCCAGGAGTTACATGTTTCAAGCAATAGTTCTAGAAAAGAGCATTTAAAAGCTGCTTGTTCTGACCTAGAAAGGATGCGAAAACTAAAAAAAGAGGCTGAATTTCTTGAGGCTTCTTTTAGAGCAAAGGCAGATTCCCTTCAACAT GTGGATGATCTTTATTTCCAAGATACTTTCAGTAGGGGCGTTGCAGAGCCAGAGTCAGATGAGATACAACGTTTTGAGCTTCTGAGAAATGAGCTTATGGAACTTGAGAAAAGAGTTCAAGATCAATCTGACAATGAAGAG GAGGCAAACAAAATGACAACCAACTCTGCTGGTTTTGCTAAGGACGCTATAGGGACTGGATTGGTTAAGGCTCAAAAAGaaaacattattaaaaaatcgCTGGATAAGATAAAAGAAACAAGTACT AATGTATTGCAAGGGACTCGGCTTCTAGCTATTGATGTTGCTGCTGCATCAGGATTACTTAGAAGACTCCTTATAGGGGATGAATTGACAGAGAAAGAAAAGCAAGCACTACGAAGAACTTTGACTGACGTAGTGTCAGTAGTTCCAATAGGTTTTCTGATGCTGCTTCCT GTTACTGCAGTTGGGCATGCAGCAATGTTGGCTGCAATTCAAAGATATGTACCGGCACTG ATTCCGTCTACATATGGAGCAGAGAGGTTAGATCTCTTGAGGCAGCTTGAGAAGGTAAAGGAAATGGAAACCACTGAAGGAAAATTGGTTGAGGATGCAAATGAATAG
- the LOC108209506 gene encoding uncharacterized protein LOC108209506 isoform X3, translating to MSLKMHNQSLVSSSSSNSWFSQKPTRPHFFNKRVADLDHQVSGHGYSRKRYHIKFSLFADDSLSLNSRLATFEIHSLKMCKPKRMRTLLPFASADDNVTFNGSSQPSTSSDVDNMTLQFNQTLQGEVYSTGLVQTLHDASRLFELAIKQKSSESKTSWFSTAWLGVDRNSWLKALSYQASVYSLLQAGCEISSRGDGRDRDINVFVQRSLLRQCAPLEIEIREKMLAKQPDAYDWFWSEQIPAVVTSFVNYFEKDQSFIAATTVWGKDISLDAGRAIDKSLLMLALSCIAAITKLGPTKVSCAQFFSIIPDVTGRLMDMLIEFIPIRKAYHSVKDIGLRREFLVHLGPRAAASRVKNDGRTEEVAFWVSLLQKQLLRAINRERVWSKLRTSETTEVLERDLAIFGFFIALGRSTQSFLYASGFEVVDEPMKGFIRHLIGGSLLYYPELSSISSYQLYVEVVCEELDWIPFYPVNKDASKGFHGDRSKREGPPNAEAIPLVLEVCSHWIQSFIKYSMWLENPSNVKAARFLSRGHKMLRGCMEELGIQNRKQLTESTLKKSLMGTRSGRGLDSFDKVDDLYFQDTFSRGVAEPESDEIQRFELLRNELMELEKRVQDQSDNEEEANKMTTNSAGFAKDAIGTGLVKAQKENIIKKSLDKIKETSTNVLQGTRLLAIDVAAASGLLRRLLIGDELTEKEKQALRRTLTDVVSVVPIGFLMLLPVTAVGHAAMLAAIQRYVPALIPSTYGAERLDLLRQLEKVKEMETTEGKLVEDANE from the exons ATGTCACTTAAAATGCATAATCAGAGCTTGGTATCTTCGAG CTCTTCCAACTCATGGTTTTCACAAAAACCAACCAGACCTCATTTTTTCAACAAAAGAGTAGCTGACTTAGATCACCAAGTATCTGGACATGGCTATTCAAGGAAGAGATACCATATAAAGTTTTCTTTGTTTGCGGATGATAGTCTGAGTCTTAACAGCAGACTGGCTACTTTTGAAATACACTCTTTAAAAATGTGTAAGCCGAAAAGGATGAGAACTTTGTTACCCTTTGCTTCAGCAGATGACAATGTGACTTTTAATGGGAGTTCCCAACCAAGCACTAGTAGTGATGTAGATAATATGACACTGCAATTTAATCAGACATTGCAAGGTGAAGTTTATAGTACTGGACTCGTCCAAACACTACATGATGCTTCAAGGCTATTTGAGTTGGCAATCAAACAAAAGAGCTCTGAGTCAAAAACTTCCTGGTTCTCAACTGCCTGGCTTGGTGTAGATAGAAATTCCTGGCTGAAGGCACTTTCTTATCAG GCTTCGGTGTATTCCTTACTGCAAGCAGGATGTGAGATTTCATCCCGTGGAGATGGAAGAGACAGAGACATTAATGTCTTTGTCCAGAGAAG TTTATTACGACAATGTGCGCCTTTAGAGATTGAAATTAGAGAGAAAATGCTAGCCAAACAACCTGATGCTTATGACTGGTTTTGGTCTGAACAAATTCCAGCAGTAGTGACCagttttgtaaattattttgagaaggaTCAAAGCTTCATTGCCGCTACTACAGT GTGGGGCAAAGATATTTCTCTGGATGCAGGGCGTGCAATTGACAAATCTTTGCTCATGCTTGCACTGAGCTGCATTGCGGCAATTACAAAACTTGGACCAACTAAAGTTTCTTGTGCACAGTTCTTCTCTATTATTCCTGATGTAACTGGTAGATTGATGGACATGCTCATTGAATTTATACCCATACGCAAAGCTTATCATTCTGTAAAAGATATCGGTTTACGGAGAGAATTTTTGGTCCATTTGGGTCCTCGGGCTGCTGCATCCAGAGTGAAAAATGATGGGAGAACTGAAGAGGTTGCATTCTGGGTGAGTCTCCTTCAGAAGCAGCTACTTCGAGCTATCAATAGGGAGAGAGTATGGTCGAAACTTAGAACATCTGAAACTACTGAG GTGTTAGAAAGGGATTTGGCTATATTTGGGTTCTTTATTGCTTTGGGAAGAAGTACACAGTCCTTCCTCTATGCCAGTGGCTTTGAGGTGGTAGATGAACCTATGAAAGGATTCATAAG gcACCTTATTGGTGGAAGTTTGTTATATTATCCAGAGCTCTCATCTATAAGTTCTTATCAGTTGTATGTGGAG GTTGTTTGTGAAGAGCTAGATTGGATTCCATTTTATCCTGTTAATAAAGATGCCTCTAAAGGCTTCCATGGCGACAGAAGTAAACGAGAAGGGCCTCCGAATGCTGAAGCTATTCCCCTGGTATTAGAAGTTTGTTCGCACTGGATACAGAGTTTTATTAAATACAGTATGTGGCTGGAGAACCCCTCTAATGTTAAAGCGGCAAGATTTCTTTCCAGAGG GCACAAAATGTTAAGGGGATGTATGGAAGAACTAGGGATACAAAA CAGGAAACAATTGACGGAAAGCACTCTGAAGAAATCTCTTATGGGTACTAGATCTGGGAGAGGGCTAGATTCTTTTGATAAG GTGGATGATCTTTATTTCCAAGATACTTTCAGTAGGGGCGTTGCAGAGCCAGAGTCAGATGAGATACAACGTTTTGAGCTTCTGAGAAATGAGCTTATGGAACTTGAGAAAAGAGTTCAAGATCAATCTGACAATGAAGAG GAGGCAAACAAAATGACAACCAACTCTGCTGGTTTTGCTAAGGACGCTATAGGGACTGGATTGGTTAAGGCTCAAAAAGaaaacattattaaaaaatcgCTGGATAAGATAAAAGAAACAAGTACT AATGTATTGCAAGGGACTCGGCTTCTAGCTATTGATGTTGCTGCTGCATCAGGATTACTTAGAAGACTCCTTATAGGGGATGAATTGACAGAGAAAGAAAAGCAAGCACTACGAAGAACTTTGACTGACGTAGTGTCAGTAGTTCCAATAGGTTTTCTGATGCTGCTTCCT GTTACTGCAGTTGGGCATGCAGCAATGTTGGCTGCAATTCAAAGATATGTACCGGCACTG ATTCCGTCTACATATGGAGCAGAGAGGTTAGATCTCTTGAGGCAGCTTGAGAAGGTAAAGGAAATGGAAACCACTGAAGGAAAATTGGTTGAGGATGCAAATGAATAG
- the LOC108209506 gene encoding uncharacterized protein LOC108209506 isoform X2, whose protein sequence is MSLKMHNQSLVSSSSSNSWFSQKPTRPHFFNKRVADLDHQVSGHGYSRKRYHIKFSLFADDSLSLNSRLATFEIHSLKMCKPKRMRTLLPFASADDNVTFNGSSQPSTSSDVDNMTLQFNQTLQGEVYSTGLVQTLHDASRLFELAIKQKSSESKTSWFSTAWLGVDRNSWLKALSYQASVYSLLQAGCEISSRGDGRDRDINVFVQRSLLRQCAPLEIEIREKMLAKQPDAYDWFWSEQIPAVVTSFVNYFEKDQSFIAATTVWGKDISLDAGRAIDKSLLMLALSCIAAITKLGPTKVSCAQFFSIIPDVTGRLMDMLIEFIPIRKAYHSVKDIGLRREFLVHLGPRAAASRVKNDGRTEEVAFWVSLLQKQLLRAINRERVWSKLRTSETTEVLERDLAIFGFFIALGRSTQSFLYASGFEVVDEPMKGFIRHLIGGSLLYYPELSSISSYQLYVEVVCEELDWIPFYPVNKDASKGFHGDRSKREGPPNAEAIPLVLEVCSHWIQSFIKYSMWLENPSNVKAARFLSRGHKMLRGCMEELGIQKKQLTESTLKKSLMGTRSGRGLDSFDKALESVEDAMIRLEELLQELHVSSNSSRKEHLKAACSDLERMRKLKKEAEFLEASFRAKADSLQHVDDLYFQDTFSRGVAEPESDEIQRFELLRNELMELEKRVQDQSDNEEEANKMTTNSAGFAKDAIGTGLVKAQKENIIKKSLDKIKETSTNVLQGTRLLAIDVAAASGLLRRLLIGDELTEKEKQALRRTLTDVVSVVPIGFLMLLPVTAVGHAAMLAAIQRYVPALIPSTYGAERLDLLRQLEKVKEMETTEGKLVEDANE, encoded by the exons ATGTCACTTAAAATGCATAATCAGAGCTTGGTATCTTCGAG CTCTTCCAACTCATGGTTTTCACAAAAACCAACCAGACCTCATTTTTTCAACAAAAGAGTAGCTGACTTAGATCACCAAGTATCTGGACATGGCTATTCAAGGAAGAGATACCATATAAAGTTTTCTTTGTTTGCGGATGATAGTCTGAGTCTTAACAGCAGACTGGCTACTTTTGAAATACACTCTTTAAAAATGTGTAAGCCGAAAAGGATGAGAACTTTGTTACCCTTTGCTTCAGCAGATGACAATGTGACTTTTAATGGGAGTTCCCAACCAAGCACTAGTAGTGATGTAGATAATATGACACTGCAATTTAATCAGACATTGCAAGGTGAAGTTTATAGTACTGGACTCGTCCAAACACTACATGATGCTTCAAGGCTATTTGAGTTGGCAATCAAACAAAAGAGCTCTGAGTCAAAAACTTCCTGGTTCTCAACTGCCTGGCTTGGTGTAGATAGAAATTCCTGGCTGAAGGCACTTTCTTATCAG GCTTCGGTGTATTCCTTACTGCAAGCAGGATGTGAGATTTCATCCCGTGGAGATGGAAGAGACAGAGACATTAATGTCTTTGTCCAGAGAAG TTTATTACGACAATGTGCGCCTTTAGAGATTGAAATTAGAGAGAAAATGCTAGCCAAACAACCTGATGCTTATGACTGGTTTTGGTCTGAACAAATTCCAGCAGTAGTGACCagttttgtaaattattttgagaaggaTCAAAGCTTCATTGCCGCTACTACAGT GTGGGGCAAAGATATTTCTCTGGATGCAGGGCGTGCAATTGACAAATCTTTGCTCATGCTTGCACTGAGCTGCATTGCGGCAATTACAAAACTTGGACCAACTAAAGTTTCTTGTGCACAGTTCTTCTCTATTATTCCTGATGTAACTGGTAGATTGATGGACATGCTCATTGAATTTATACCCATACGCAAAGCTTATCATTCTGTAAAAGATATCGGTTTACGGAGAGAATTTTTGGTCCATTTGGGTCCTCGGGCTGCTGCATCCAGAGTGAAAAATGATGGGAGAACTGAAGAGGTTGCATTCTGGGTGAGTCTCCTTCAGAAGCAGCTACTTCGAGCTATCAATAGGGAGAGAGTATGGTCGAAACTTAGAACATCTGAAACTACTGAG GTGTTAGAAAGGGATTTGGCTATATTTGGGTTCTTTATTGCTTTGGGAAGAAGTACACAGTCCTTCCTCTATGCCAGTGGCTTTGAGGTGGTAGATGAACCTATGAAAGGATTCATAAG gcACCTTATTGGTGGAAGTTTGTTATATTATCCAGAGCTCTCATCTATAAGTTCTTATCAGTTGTATGTGGAG GTTGTTTGTGAAGAGCTAGATTGGATTCCATTTTATCCTGTTAATAAAGATGCCTCTAAAGGCTTCCATGGCGACAGAAGTAAACGAGAAGGGCCTCCGAATGCTGAAGCTATTCCCCTGGTATTAGAAGTTTGTTCGCACTGGATACAGAGTTTTATTAAATACAGTATGTGGCTGGAGAACCCCTCTAATGTTAAAGCGGCAAGATTTCTTTCCAGAGG GCACAAAATGTTAAGGGGATGTATGGAAGAACTAGGGATACAAAA GAAACAATTGACGGAAAGCACTCTGAAGAAATCTCTTATGGGTACTAGATCTGGGAGAGGGCTAGATTCTTTTGATAAG GCATTAGAAAGTGTTGAAGATGCTATGATAAGGTTAGAAGAACTGCTCCAGGAGTTACATGTTTCAAGCAATAGTTCTAGAAAAGAGCATTTAAAAGCTGCTTGTTCTGACCTAGAAAGGATGCGAAAACTAAAAAAAGAGGCTGAATTTCTTGAGGCTTCTTTTAGAGCAAAGGCAGATTCCCTTCAACAT GTGGATGATCTTTATTTCCAAGATACTTTCAGTAGGGGCGTTGCAGAGCCAGAGTCAGATGAGATACAACGTTTTGAGCTTCTGAGAAATGAGCTTATGGAACTTGAGAAAAGAGTTCAAGATCAATCTGACAATGAAGAG GAGGCAAACAAAATGACAACCAACTCTGCTGGTTTTGCTAAGGACGCTATAGGGACTGGATTGGTTAAGGCTCAAAAAGaaaacattattaaaaaatcgCTGGATAAGATAAAAGAAACAAGTACT AATGTATTGCAAGGGACTCGGCTTCTAGCTATTGATGTTGCTGCTGCATCAGGATTACTTAGAAGACTCCTTATAGGGGATGAATTGACAGAGAAAGAAAAGCAAGCACTACGAAGAACTTTGACTGACGTAGTGTCAGTAGTTCCAATAGGTTTTCTGATGCTGCTTCCT GTTACTGCAGTTGGGCATGCAGCAATGTTGGCTGCAATTCAAAGATATGTACCGGCACTG ATTCCGTCTACATATGGAGCAGAGAGGTTAGATCTCTTGAGGCAGCTTGAGAAGGTAAAGGAAATGGAAACCACTGAAGGAAAATTGGTTGAGGATGCAAATGAATAG
- the LOC108209992 gene encoding PHD finger protein ALFIN-LIKE 4: MEGGGQHYNPRTVEEVFRDFKSRRAGIIKALTTDVVDFYQQCDPEKENLCLYGFPNERWEVNLPAEEVPPELPEPALGINFARDGMQEKDWLSLVAVHSDAWLLAVAFYFGARFGFDRADRKRLFNMINDLPSIYEVVMGIAKKQTKEKSAASNHSSSKPKSNPKRIMEPQGKFSKGLQQKDEDEDEDEEDEGLEEEDDEHGDALCGACGENYGQDEFWICCDICEKWFHGKCVKITPARAEHIKQYKCPACSNKRARV; encoded by the exons ATGGAAGGGGGTGGTCAACACTACAATCCTCGTACAGTTGAAGAGGTTTTCAGGGATTTCAAGAGCCGCAGAGCTGGAATTATTAAAGCTCTTACTACTg ATGTTGTGGACTTTTACCAGCAGTGTGACCCTg AGAAGGAAAATCTTTGCCTTTATGGGTTTCCCAATGAGCGGTGGGAAGTTAATTTACCTGCAGAGGAAGTGCCCCCAGAGCTTCCAGAGCCTGCACTTGGTATAAACTTTGCAAGAGATGGGATGCAAGAGAAGGACTGGCTATCTTTGGTTGCTGTCCACAGTGATGCATGGTTACTTGCTGTTGCATTTTACTTCGGTGctagatttggatttgatagAGCTGACAG AAAGAGGCTTTTTAATATGATTAATGATCTTCCATCAATATATGAAGTTGTGATGGGGATTGCTAAGAAACAGACAAAGGAAAAATCTGCCGCATCAAATCATAGTAGCAGCAAACCTAAGTCAAATCCCAAG CGCATCATGGAACCTCAGGGAAAGTTTTCGAAGGGACTACAACAAAAAGATGAGGATGAGGATGAggatgaagaggatgaaggGTTAGAAGAAGAGGATGATGAGCATGGGGATGCTTTGTGTGGAGCATGTGGCGAGAATTATGGACAGGATGAGTTTTGGATCTGCTGTGACATTTGTGAGAAGTGGTTCCATGGGAAGTGCGTGAAGATCACCCCAGCGAGGGCTGAACATATCAAGCAGTACAAATGCCCTGCTTGTAGCAACAAAAGGGCACGTGTTTGA